In Pseudofrankia saprophytica, one genomic interval encodes:
- a CDS encoding effector-associated domain EAD1-containing protein, with the protein MGEGLTTGEIGALAELFTDPLSAGQLLNGAGLRRAHHPAWVAGLSAHLFWSEVSRLLAAGVLADGRDRLLAAAHAWFPANPAFVGGPLPGGAAGDVVAAVVAARLACLEVMWLVADATARSFGSAVARKGARRFAQRAAREHGTDADALPAGNARGLARAGGDRLADWLDQGRGRSLDRAHQLTDQLAAALDRARELGGDDSPGLDRACYLAHDLVNRLRIPALRDLRTMLDTLNDLGEHLMGTVTVEASGLDLSALKGVGLDGLDLLAGVTWTEETTWPPHLTEPLRARSIETSPGIYQIRGDEAWALAFADVDRQLDDVTATPAPTQRRETSGPEDMTSDEPAWAYSQEPEPLPHTDQ; encoded by the coding sequence ATGGGAGAAGGGCTCACGACTGGCGAGATCGGCGCACTCGCGGAGCTGTTCACGGATCCGCTGTCTGCCGGTCAGTTGTTGAACGGGGCCGGTCTTCGCCGAGCGCATCATCCAGCATGGGTGGCGGGACTGAGCGCGCACCTTTTCTGGTCGGAGGTGTCGCGCCTGCTTGCCGCGGGTGTGTTGGCTGACGGCCGGGACCGGCTTCTGGCCGCGGCGCATGCCTGGTTTCCCGCCAATCCGGCGTTCGTGGGTGGCCCGCTGCCCGGCGGCGCCGCGGGCGACGTGGTCGCCGCGGTCGTCGCCGCCCGCCTGGCCTGCCTAGAGGTCATGTGGCTGGTCGCAGACGCCACTGCCCGGTCGTTCGGTAGCGCCGTCGCCCGCAAGGGAGCCCGCAGGTTCGCCCAGCGCGCTGCCCGAGAACACGGCACTGACGCCGACGCCCTTCCGGCTGGCAACGCCCGAGGCCTCGCCCGCGCGGGCGGCGACCGACTCGCGGACTGGCTCGACCAAGGGCGTGGCCGTTCCCTTGACCGCGCGCACCAGCTGACCGACCAGCTGGCCGCCGCCTTGGACCGCGCCCGTGAACTTGGCGGCGATGACAGCCCCGGGCTCGACCGGGCGTGTTACCTGGCACACGATCTTGTCAACCGGCTACGGATCCCCGCCCTTCGCGATCTGCGGACAATGTTGGACACGCTCAACGACCTCGGCGAGCACCTGATGGGCACGGTCACGGTCGAGGCCTCCGGACTGGACCTGTCCGCGCTGAAGGGCGTCGGCCTCGACGGCCTCGACCTGCTGGCCGGCGTGACCTGGACCGAGGAGACAACCTGGCCACCTCACCTGACCGAACCTCTACGCGCACGGTCCATCGAGACCAGCCCCGGTATCTACCAGATACGCGGTGACGAGGCCTGGGCACTGGCCTTCGCGGACGTCGACCGGCAGCTCGACGACGTCACGGCCACGCCAGCTCCCACACAGCGTCGCGAGACGAGCGGACCAGAAGACATGACCAGCGACGAACCCGCCTGGGCGTATAGCCAAGAGCCCGAGCCTTTGCCGCATACAGACCAGTAG
- a CDS encoding C40 family peptidase: protein MRGRAPAGPPTERSTGRSHTTRRTPRFQCPAHGADRLKSSGAVDKYSSTSGFAADTAPSDAGYAAVLYAQGQVGLPYLWGGDGPAEGGWDCSGLTRAAYRAAGRDLPRTAQTQYEAGPVVPPGEPLQIGDLVYYGTATNIHHVAIYIGNGQMISAPGQGKVVHVAPYRWAGDDYFGATRPGK from the coding sequence ATCCGCGGGCGAGCGCCGGCCGGACCTCCGACTGAAAGATCAACCGGACGATCGCACACAACTAGGCGCACTCCAAGATTTCAGTGTCCAGCTCACGGCGCCGACCGACTGAAGTCTTCGGGTGCGGTTGACAAGTACAGCTCGACCAGCGGCTTCGCCGCCGACACCGCGCCGTCCGACGCCGGCTACGCCGCCGTCCTCTACGCCCAGGGACAGGTCGGCCTTCCCTACCTGTGGGGCGGAGACGGGCCGGCCGAGGGCGGCTGGGACTGCTCCGGCCTAACCCGTGCTGCCTACCGCGCCGCCGGCCGTGACCTGCCCCGCACCGCCCAGACCCAGTACGAAGCCGGCCCCGTAGTCCCACCCGGAGAACCACTCCAGATCGGCGACCTTGTCTACTACGGCACCGCCACCAACATCCACCACGTCGCGATCTACATCGGAAACGGCCAGATGATCAGCGCTCCGGGACAGGGCAAGGTGGTACACGTCGCCCCGTACAGGTGGGCGGGAGACGACTATTTCGGAGCGACACGTCCGGGAAAATGA
- a CDS encoding CHAT domain-containing tetratricopeptide repeat protein, with product MKAVAEVWARLEQFRARLDRRNPVLIARLQITAMRAEELMRNTVRTGDRAGLTAAIDLHRQALDICPSDHPAQAGILANLAAALYVRFEWSGRRADLDEAVVAGRAALAALRPGDPNLAGWLSNLGAALRTRSERWGSRADLDEAISVGRDAVAASPPDHPEMIKRLGNLAAALRIRSEWTGSEADLDEAVSAGREALAVSSHHPERTTMVANHVAALRLRSERTGSQADLDEAIRAGRAALAAWAPGDPAKVALVTNLGTALQARFELLGSRADLDEAIGAARDAVTASPPDHLDRATAGANLGLALRIRSQRTGSEADLDEAVSTGRAALAASPPDHPHRAGWLSNLAAALLIRSEWTGSQADLDDAVSAGRDAVATSPPDHPGMASYLSNLSRALLTRFELLDSQADLDEAVTAGRDAVATSPPTHPYRAAWLSNLGIALLTRFERSPSQADLDEAVMACRGALDASPPDHPYRAAWLSNLGTALSLRFEQYGDQADLDEAIAASRAAVAVEVASPRLRARAARGWGHTAADGMRWDEAVAGFAAAVDLLGRVAPRSLARGDQEHLLAELGGLGSQAAACCVHAGLAERAIELFEQGRGVLLGQALDTRTDLTALAEQFPDLARRFIALRDDLDRADGLGTRPVTTPPGWDHNVDVARGDVERRRQLADAFDQTIGEIRDLPAFARFLRPPPVQDLTAAAASGPVVVVNVSRFGSHALILTTGGVLEPVPLVALTTEAVYDQADGFLAALDEVSSPDGGTEGWGAAQRRLADTLGWLWDAVTGPVLDRLGITGPPQKDEEWPRLWWCVSGLLSFLPLHAAGHHATRFDPAPKTVVDRVVSSYTPTIRALIYARRTHSGDRDVDRGRLGSDSRLVVAMPHTPEAADLPGADAEVAMLQQRFPDRTSTLVGPQATRAAVLAALPTAGWAHLACHGSSDPSHPSASRLLLQDHRQQPLTVVDVARLRLDDAQLAFLSACSTARPGNRLADEAIHLASAFQLAGYRHVIGTLSPINDRHAATLARDIYTALPDADGVIDAAAALHAATRRLRNRWAHMPSVWASHIHSGA from the coding sequence ATGAAGGCGGTAGCAGAGGTGTGGGCACGGTTGGAACAGTTCCGAGCGCGACTCGACAGACGTAATCCCGTCTTAATCGCCCGTCTGCAGATCACGGCGATGCGCGCCGAGGAACTTATGCGGAACACGGTGCGTACCGGTGACCGTGCCGGGCTGACCGCGGCGATCGACCTGCATCGGCAGGCGCTGGACATCTGTCCTTCCGACCATCCGGCGCAGGCCGGGATACTGGCCAATCTGGCTGCCGCACTGTATGTCCGGTTCGAGTGGTCAGGCAGGAGGGCGGATCTGGATGAGGCAGTCGTCGCAGGCCGCGCGGCGCTGGCCGCCCTTCGACCCGGCGATCCCAACCTGGCCGGATGGCTGTCCAACCTCGGGGCGGCGTTGCGTACCCGGTCCGAGCGGTGGGGCAGCAGGGCGGATCTGGACGAGGCCATCAGCGTGGGTCGCGACGCGGTGGCTGCCAGCCCACCCGACCATCCGGAAATGATCAAACGACTGGGCAACCTGGCCGCCGCGCTGCGTATTCGGTCCGAGTGGACGGGCAGCGAGGCGGATCTGGACGAGGCCGTGAGCGCAGGCCGCGAAGCGCTGGCTGTCAGCTCACACCACCCGGAAAGAACCACGATGGTGGCTAACCATGTGGCCGCGCTACGTCTCCGGTCCGAGCGGACGGGCAGCCAAGCGGACCTGGATGAGGCCATCAGAGCCGGCCGGGCGGCGCTGGCCGCCTGGGCACCCGGCGACCCTGCGAAGGTCGCTCTGGTAACGAACCTGGGCACGGCGCTACAGGCTCGGTTCGAACTGTTGGGCAGCCGGGCGGATCTGGATGAGGCCATCGGCGCCGCCCGCGACGCGGTGACGGCGAGTCCACCCGATCATCTCGACCGTGCCACGGCAGGGGCGAATCTTGGTCTTGCGCTCCGTATCCGATCGCAGCGGACGGGCAGCGAGGCAGACCTGGATGAGGCCGTGAGCACCGGCCGGGCGGCGCTGGCAGCCAGCCCACCTGACCATCCCCACCGGGCCGGATGGCTGTCCAACCTCGCCGCCGCGCTGCTTATCCGGTCCGAGTGGACGGGAAGCCAGGCGGATCTGGACGACGCCGTCAGCGCCGGCCGCGACGCAGTGGCCACCAGCCCACCCGACCATCCGGGCATGGCCAGCTACCTGTCCAACCTCAGCCGCGCCCTGCTGACCCGGTTCGAACTGTTGGACAGCCAGGCGGATCTGGACGAGGCGGTCACCGCCGGCCGCGACGCAGTGGCCACCAGCCCACCCACTCATCCCTACCGCGCCGCGTGGCTTTCCAATCTGGGCATCGCCCTGCTGACCCGGTTCGAGCGATCACCCAGCCAGGCCGATCTAGACGAGGCGGTCATGGCGTGCCGCGGGGCGCTGGACGCCAGCCCGCCCGATCATCCCTACCGCGCCGCATGGCTCTCTAACCTGGGCACCGCCCTAAGCCTCCGGTTCGAGCAGTACGGCGACCAGGCGGATCTAGACGAGGCGATCGCCGCGAGTCGGGCCGCCGTGGCCGTCGAGGTGGCGTCACCTCGGCTTCGCGCGCGGGCCGCACGCGGTTGGGGACACACCGCTGCCGACGGGATGCGGTGGGACGAGGCCGTCGCGGGTTTCGCGGCAGCCGTTGACCTCCTGGGACGGGTGGCACCGCGTAGCCTCGCCCGAGGCGACCAGGAACATCTACTCGCCGAGCTAGGCGGCCTGGGATCGCAAGCGGCGGCATGCTGCGTGCACGCCGGCCTAGCGGAACGCGCGATCGAACTCTTCGAGCAGGGCCGTGGGGTCCTGCTGGGTCAGGCATTGGACACCCGCACCGACCTGACCGCGCTCGCTGAGCAGTTTCCGGACCTAGCCAGACGGTTCATCGCTCTGCGTGACGACCTCGACAGGGCCGATGGCTTGGGTACGCGACCGGTGACGACACCTCCCGGGTGGGACCATAACGTCGACGTAGCACGCGGCGACGTGGAGCGACGGCGGCAGCTAGCCGACGCATTCGACCAGACGATCGGCGAGATCCGGGACCTGCCGGCCTTCGCGCGTTTCCTGCGTCCACCACCGGTGCAGGACCTGACGGCGGCTGCGGCGAGCGGTCCGGTCGTCGTCGTCAACGTCTCCCGGTTCGGCTCGCACGCGCTGATCCTGACCACCGGAGGTGTCCTGGAGCCGGTGCCGCTGGTGGCTCTAACTACCGAGGCCGTCTACGACCAGGCGGACGGATTCCTCGCAGCCCTCGACGAGGTGTCCTCGCCAGACGGAGGTACCGAAGGTTGGGGTGCCGCGCAACGGCGGCTGGCGGACACGCTCGGCTGGCTGTGGGACGCCGTCACCGGCCCGGTCCTGGACCGGTTAGGCATCACCGGACCGCCCCAGAAGGACGAGGAGTGGCCGCGGCTGTGGTGGTGTGTGTCCGGACTGCTGTCGTTCCTGCCATTGCACGCCGCCGGCCACCACGCCACCCGCTTCGATCCCGCCCCGAAAACGGTGGTTGACCGAGTGGTGTCGTCCTACACCCCGACCATCCGGGCGCTGATCTACGCCCGCCGGACCCACTCAGGCGACAGAGACGTCGACCGAGGACGGCTCGGTTCGGACAGCCGGCTGGTGGTGGCGATGCCGCACACCCCTGAGGCCGCTGATCTTCCCGGTGCGGATGCGGAGGTCGCCATGCTCCAGCAGCGTTTCCCGGACCGGACCAGCACGCTTGTCGGACCTCAGGCCACCCGCGCGGCGGTGCTTGCCGCGCTGCCCACGGCGGGGTGGGCGCATCTCGCCTGCCACGGGTCGAGCGACCCCAGTCACCCTTCTGCCAGTCGGCTGCTCCTCCAAGACCACCGGCAGCAGCCGTTGACCGTGGTCGACGTGGCCCGGCTGCGTCTGGACGATGCTCAGCTGGCGTTCCTATCGGCCTGCTCGACAGCCCGCCCAGGTAACCGGCTGGCCGACGAAGCGATCCACCTCGCCTCGGCGTTCCAACTAGCCGGCTACCGGCACGTGATCGGCACCCTGTCGCCGATCAATGATCGGCACGCCGCGACCCTCGCCCGCGATATCTACACCGCCCTCCCTGACGCCGACGGCGTCATCGACGCAGCTGCCGCGCTGCATGCCGCGACCCGCCGGCTGCGCAACCGATGGGCACACATGCCGTCGGTGTGGGCGTCGCACATCCACAGCGGCGCCTGA
- a CDS encoding NlpC/P60 family protein produces the protein MPPPNLYMQAAATCPGLSWTTIAAIGKVESDHGRSRLPGVASGTNSAGAGGPMQFLAPTFAEVVAHHQLPAGGADPPSLHNPQDAVYAAAAYLCDNHVATDLTGALWAYNHDDSYVAQVLTQATQYSEPNPNASVACATFQSSFQSGIDHFSSVALTAVQFACGQIGKPYVWGGNGEPGFDCSGLTAAAYAAAGAQIPRTAQGQYNAGPLVSADRPLLPGDLVFFGGGPAKVTHVGIFLGIQNGQAMMVDAPHEGAYVRVEPFPATVGARWGSELYLGASTPTAG, from the coding sequence GTGCCGCCGCCGAACCTCTACATGCAGGCCGCCGCGACCTGCCCCGGCCTGTCCTGGACGACAATCGCCGCCATCGGCAAGGTCGAATCCGATCACGGTCGTAGTCGGCTGCCGGGCGTGGCCAGCGGCACCAACAGCGCCGGCGCCGGCGGTCCCATGCAGTTCCTCGCCCCGACCTTCGCCGAGGTCGTCGCCCACCACCAGCTACCAGCGGGCGGCGCGGACCCGCCGTCGCTCCACAACCCCCAGGACGCCGTCTACGCCGCCGCGGCCTACCTGTGCGACAACCACGTCGCCACCGACCTGACCGGGGCGCTGTGGGCGTATAACCATGACGATTCCTACGTCGCTCAGGTCCTCACCCAGGCCACCCAGTACTCTGAACCGAACCCGAACGCTTCAGTAGCGTGCGCTACATTTCAGTCATCGTTTCAGTCCGGGATAGATCATTTCAGTAGCGTCGCGCTGACTGCCGTTCAGTTCGCTTGCGGGCAGATCGGTAAGCCCTACGTCTGGGGTGGTAATGGCGAGCCCGGGTTCGACTGCAGTGGTCTGACGGCTGCCGCCTATGCCGCCGCGGGTGCCCAGATCCCTCGTACGGCCCAGGGCCAGTACAACGCCGGCCCGCTTGTTTCAGCTGATAGGCCCCTGCTGCCGGGGGACCTGGTGTTCTTCGGTGGCGGACCAGCCAAGGTCACCCATGTCGGCATCTTCCTTGGTATCCAGAATGGCCAGGCGATGATGGTGGACGCGCCTCACGAGGGGGCTTACGTCCGCGTCGAACCGTTTCCCGCGACGGTGGGTGCCCGATGGGGATCAGAGCTCTACCTCGGAGCGAGTACGCCAACCGCTGGCTGA
- a CDS encoding replication-relaxation family protein: protein MVAYPQPQRALRIPPRAPGRVVADAALVTYLARHLSPRDRWITRLAHEHRVLTTHQIVEVGWSSQRAANRRLLELYRWRVLDRFQPLVPVGQGQPPAHYVCDIAGASVLAAEDSIELKETGYRHTRAMAVAHSLRLAHTVAVNGFFTALIAHARRPTPPGTLTAWWSETRCLRAFGDIVRPDAYGRWSTARGEIEWFLELDWATEQLGRLALKIGDYGRLAAATRISTPVLFWFPTAGRETNARRTLATALAGLDQPDMVPVATTAATLAPADAQLDPTLPRWLPLTTARGGRLPLDQLTSAWPRLRPPDPIDGRSGDTSARPGLRPPTPMPPSGTGG, encoded by the coding sequence ATGGTCGCCTACCCGCAGCCCCAACGTGCCCTGCGCATCCCGCCCCGGGCCCCCGGCCGGGTCGTTGCCGACGCCGCGCTGGTCACCTATCTCGCCCGCCACCTCTCGCCCCGCGACCGGTGGATCACCCGGCTGGCCCACGAGCACCGGGTGTTGACCACCCACCAGATCGTCGAGGTCGGCTGGTCCAGCCAACGGGCCGCGAATCGCCGGCTACTCGAGCTCTACCGGTGGCGGGTCCTCGACCGCTTCCAGCCCCTGGTTCCCGTCGGGCAGGGCCAGCCCCCGGCGCACTACGTCTGTGACATCGCCGGCGCCAGTGTGCTCGCCGCCGAGGACAGCATCGAGCTGAAGGAGACCGGCTACCGCCACACCCGTGCGATGGCCGTCGCCCACTCGCTGCGCTTGGCGCACACGGTCGCCGTCAATGGCTTCTTCACCGCCCTGATCGCCCACGCCCGCCGCCCCACCCCACCCGGCACCCTGACCGCCTGGTGGTCAGAAACCCGCTGCCTACGCGCGTTCGGCGACATCGTCCGCCCCGACGCCTACGGCCGCTGGAGCACCGCCCGGGGCGAGATCGAATGGTTCCTCGAACTCGACTGGGCCACCGAACAGCTGGGCCGGCTCGCTTTGAAGATCGGCGACTACGGCCGGCTCGCGGCGGCGACCAGGATCAGCACCCCGGTGCTGTTCTGGTTCCCCACCGCCGGACGGGAGACCAACGCGCGGCGAACGCTCGCCACGGCGCTGGCCGGGCTCGACCAGCCCGACATGGTCCCGGTCGCCACCACCGCCGCCACCCTCGCCCCCGCCGACGCCCAGCTCGATCCCACCCTTCCCCGCTGGCTGCCCCTGACCACGGCCCGCGGCGGACGGCTCCCCCTCGACCAGCTCACCTCCGCTTGGCCCCGGCTACGACCCCCCGACCCGATCGACGGCCGCTCTGGTGACACCTCGGCACGGCCGGGCCTGCGCCCGCCCACACCGATGCCCCCGAGCGGTACCGGGGGGTGA
- a CDS encoding recombinase family protein, whose product MTIRFAFYGRVSTEDQQDPEASREWQLTRARALTASHGAIVAEYFDIGHSRALPWKRRPQSNLLLQELRDPGRGFDAVVIGEPHRAFYGNQFSLIFPVFTHYRVALWVPEVGGPIDPDSEAHDLIMSVFGGMSKGERQRVKIRVRTAMETQARVEGRFLGGRPPYGYQLADAGPHPNPGKAADGKRLHALEKDPVTAPVVERIFALFLDGMGFFLIAQTLTDEGIPSPSAYDRTRNPHRDGVAWSKSAVQAILANRRYTGHQVWNKQRKHEELLDVEDVALGYETKLKWNEKDKWVWSERPAHPAIIDESTFLATQQRLSTRGPASGRIGTPRTQHPYALRSLLFHKQCGRRMQGNWNHGHAHYRCRYPEEYALANHVDHPLAVYVREDAVLPALDAWLATAFDPDHIEATLTALERAQPDDSPAADPLRQTIVTCDRKLARHRAALEAGADPAIVTGWIAEVQAERADAVAALERRGDRHPNRARLTRLQIKALVDGFGGLLAILKEADPADKAEVYRELGLKLTYDHETETIMAEARPRSSVCAVSVSEDGLDPFLHDRST is encoded by the coding sequence ATGACGATCCGGTTCGCGTTCTACGGCCGCGTCTCGACCGAAGACCAGCAGGACCCGGAGGCATCCCGGGAATGGCAGCTGACCCGCGCGCGGGCGCTGACCGCGAGCCACGGTGCGATCGTCGCCGAGTACTTCGACATCGGCCACTCCCGGGCGCTCCCATGGAAGCGCCGCCCACAGTCGAACCTGCTCCTTCAGGAGCTACGCGACCCCGGGCGGGGCTTCGACGCGGTTGTCATCGGAGAGCCGCACCGGGCGTTCTACGGCAACCAGTTCAGCCTGATCTTCCCCGTGTTCACCCACTACCGCGTTGCTCTGTGGGTACCCGAGGTCGGCGGACCGATCGACCCGGACAGCGAAGCCCACGACCTGATCATGTCCGTCTTCGGCGGGATGTCCAAGGGCGAACGCCAACGCGTCAAGATCCGCGTGCGCACGGCCATGGAAACTCAGGCCCGCGTCGAGGGTCGGTTCCTCGGTGGCCGTCCGCCCTACGGCTACCAGCTCGCCGACGCCGGTCCGCACCCCAACCCAGGCAAGGCCGCCGATGGCAAGCGCCTTCATGCTCTGGAGAAGGACCCTGTCACCGCACCGGTAGTCGAGCGGATCTTCGCCCTGTTCCTCGACGGCATGGGCTTCTTCCTGATCGCGCAGACCCTGACCGACGAAGGCATCCCCTCACCATCTGCCTACGACCGGACCCGCAACCCCCATCGTGACGGCGTTGCTTGGTCCAAGAGTGCCGTGCAGGCGATCTTGGCCAACCGTCGATACACCGGCCACCAGGTGTGGAACAAGCAGCGCAAGCATGAGGAGCTACTCGACGTCGAGGACGTCGCCCTCGGCTACGAGACCAAGCTGAAGTGGAACGAGAAGGACAAGTGGGTCTGGTCGGAGCGCCCCGCGCACCCGGCAATCATCGACGAGAGCACCTTCCTCGCCACCCAACAGCGCCTCAGCACCCGCGGCCCGGCCTCAGGACGCATCGGTACGCCGCGAACACAGCATCCCTACGCGCTTCGAAGCCTGCTGTTCCACAAGCAGTGCGGCCGGCGCATGCAGGGCAACTGGAACCACGGCCATGCCCACTACCGATGCCGCTACCCCGAGGAGTACGCCCTCGCCAACCACGTCGACCATCCTCTAGCCGTCTACGTCCGCGAGGACGCCGTCCTCCCCGCGCTTGACGCCTGGCTCGCCACCGCGTTCGACCCCGACCACATCGAAGCAACGCTCACCGCGCTGGAACGGGCACAGCCCGACGACTCCCCCGCCGCGGACCCGCTGCGACAGACCATCGTCACCTGCGACCGCAAGCTCGCTCGACACCGCGCCGCCCTCGAAGCCGGCGCAGATCCGGCCATCGTCACCGGCTGGATCGCCGAGGTCCAAGCCGAACGCGCAGACGCCGTCGCGGCCCTCGAACGCCGAGGCGACCGCCACCCAAACCGGGCGAGGCTCACCCGCCTCCAGATCAAGGCGCTCGTGGACGGGTTCGGTGGGCTGCTCGCGATCCTGAAGGAGGCCGACCCGGCCGACAAGGCGGAGGTCTACCGCGAACTCGGCCTAAAATTGACGTACGACCACGAGACGGAGACGATCATGGCCGAAGCCAGACCAAGATCATCCGTGTGCGCAGTGTCTGTGTCCGAGGACGGACTCGACCCATTCCTACATGATCGGTCTACGTGA